A single genomic interval of Candidatus Binataceae bacterium harbors:
- the yihA gene encoding ribosome biogenesis GTP-binding protein YihA/YsxC, producing the protein MDRLATEFVASAGALADCPRWDRIEIAIVGRSNVGKSSLLNALTGQRGLARTSRTPGRTQAINFFTLGESIALVDLPGYGYAKMPQSVATRIAGAMREFLTGRGNLKGLILLIDARRGPQREELDLAASARERGLTLFVVATKSDKLKRSERPAALARMRALEAEPILCSVHTGEGIDLLRRRVLSAGR; encoded by the coding sequence GTGGATCGCCTTGCCACTGAGTTTGTCGCGTCGGCTGGGGCGCTCGCCGACTGCCCCCGCTGGGACCGCATCGAGATCGCCATCGTTGGCCGATCGAATGTCGGTAAAAGCTCTCTGCTGAACGCGCTCACCGGCCAGCGCGGACTGGCGCGTACCAGCCGCACGCCGGGCCGCACGCAGGCGATCAATTTCTTCACCTTGGGCGAATCGATCGCGCTGGTCGATCTCCCCGGCTACGGCTACGCCAAGATGCCACAGTCGGTAGCCACGCGAATCGCTGGCGCCATGCGTGAATTCCTGACGGGCAGGGGCAACCTTAAGGGTCTGATTCTTCTGATAGACGCGCGGCGCGGCCCGCAGCGGGAGGAGCTGGATTTGGCCGCTTCGGCACGCGAGCGAGGATTGACGCTGTTTGTGGTCGCCACCAAAAGCGACAAGCTCAAGCGCTCCGAGCGACCTGCCGCGCTCGCCAGAATGCGCGCGCTTGAGGCCGAGCCGATTCTGTGCTCCGTCCACACCGGCGAAGGTATCGACCTTCTGCGCCGTCGGGTTCTTTCGGCCGGACGCTAG
- the murI gene encoding glutamate racemase translates to MPSRKPTGRKPRKLHDATTSANGKVSLRPADRAIGVFDSGIGGLTVLRALVEELPHEDFIYLGDTARLPYGTKTDEVIIRYSRENTEFLLAKGIKMLVVACNTSSAVALEAIARDTTIPVIGVIEPGARAVVKASRTGKIGVIATEATVASGAYTRTIQSLRPRAEIYTRACPLLVPLVEEGWTDNDVAERTVWYYLESLKQSGIDALLLGCTHYPLLVAMFQRVLGPEVRVVDSATATAAAVRERLRVLKLTSRATQGTRSFFVTESPERFVRVGRRFFGPQVESAVRIER, encoded by the coding sequence ATGCCCTCACGCAAACCCACCGGCCGGAAGCCGCGGAAACTCCATGACGCGACGACCTCCGCGAACGGAAAAGTCTCCCTGCGCCCTGCGGATCGGGCAATCGGAGTCTTCGACTCCGGAATCGGCGGGCTGACGGTTCTGCGCGCGCTGGTCGAGGAGCTTCCCCACGAGGATTTTATTTACCTTGGCGACACGGCGCGGCTGCCTTACGGCACTAAGACCGACGAGGTCATCATCCGCTATTCGCGGGAGAACACCGAGTTCCTGCTCGCCAAGGGAATCAAGATGCTGGTGGTTGCGTGCAACACCTCGAGCGCGGTGGCACTGGAGGCAATTGCGCGTGACACCACGATTCCGGTCATCGGGGTGATCGAGCCGGGGGCGCGCGCGGTCGTGAAGGCGTCGCGTACCGGCAAAATCGGCGTGATCGCAACCGAGGCTACCGTCGCATCGGGCGCTTACACGCGAACCATCCAGAGCCTGAGGCCGCGCGCCGAGATCTACACCCGGGCCTGCCCGCTGCTGGTCCCTTTGGTCGAGGAGGGATGGACCGACAACGATGTGGCGGAACGCACGGTTTGGTATTACCTGGAAAGCCTAAAACAAAGCGGGATCGATGCGCTGCTGCTCGGATGCACTCACTATCCGCTGCTGGTCGCAATGTTTCAGCGGGTGTTGGGACCAGAGGTCAGAGTCGTCGATTCGGCAACGGCGACTGCCGCGGCGGTGCGTGAGCGGCTGCGCGTGCTCAAGCTGACAAGTCGTGCCACCCAGGGTACCCGGAGTTTTTTCGTCACCGAGAGTCCCGAGCGTTTCGTTCGGGTGGGGCGACGCTTTTTCGGACCGCAAGTGGAATCGGCGGTTCGCATCGAAAGATGA
- the secA gene encoding preprotein translocase subunit SecA codes for MASALTGIGRKIFGSRNDREIKRLRPDVEAINRLEPEMEKNSAEQLRTRIAELKAQLSALEERERREEMMLEVLPEVFAMVREAAKRTLGQRHFDVQLIGGMMLHQGKIAEMKTGEGKTLVATLPAVLNSLSGRGVHVVTVNDYLARRDSEWMGQIYNYLGLNVGVIVHGLTDQQRKLSYGADIAYGQNNEFGFDYLRDNMKFNLEDYVQREHNYAIVDEVDSILIDEARTPLIISGASEESTDTYYVVDRVIPRLKNEEHYTIDEKLRTVALSEEGVERVEQLLGVDNLYDPRNILLLHHTNQALRAHTLFKRDVEYVVKDGEVIIVDEFTGRLMPGRRWSDGLHQAVEAKENVKIESENQTLATITFQNYFRMYKKLAGMTGTADTEAAEFQEIYNLEVAVVPTNMPMIRIDNHDLVYKTEAEKFDAVIEDIKGCHERGQPVLVGTVSIEKSERVAEKLKKTGVKHAVLNAKNHEREAEIVAQAGREGGVTISTNMAGRGTDIVLGGNPEFMAAAEAGTREAADPKFQAALTKYRAQCGAERERVLAAGGLHILGTERHESRRIDNQLRGRSGRQGDPGSSRFYMSLEDDLLRIFGADRLKGLMGKIGMEDGVPIEHRWISRAIENAQKKVEAHNFDIRKHLLEYDDVMNKQREVIYARRRELLSGAPLKDDVFDMCDQLTEEIVEAHADPEVDPKDWQWKAIDEAFFRQFKFHPGITHERGPEGGTIESAADLTEVAEDDLRKFYEQRETEFTPPVMRQIEKIVMLQTLDSLWKDHLLAMDHLKEGIGLRGYAQQNPLVEYQKEGFTMFEALMATMQKDVVEKCFSVQVTRQQDVQQMQEQPNPQKMVMSHGGEAQDAGAQTVKRDADKVGRNDPCPCGSGKKYKRCHGK; via the coding sequence ATGGCCTCAGCGCTCACAGGAATTGGCAGGAAAATCTTCGGCTCGCGGAATGATCGCGAGATCAAACGTCTTCGCCCGGACGTCGAAGCGATAAATCGGCTCGAGCCCGAAATGGAAAAGAACTCGGCCGAGCAGTTGCGCACCCGCATCGCCGAGTTGAAGGCGCAACTGAGCGCGCTCGAGGAGCGGGAGCGGCGCGAAGAAATGATGCTGGAGGTACTGCCCGAGGTTTTCGCGATGGTGCGCGAGGCCGCGAAACGTACTCTGGGCCAGCGCCACTTCGACGTTCAGCTCATCGGCGGGATGATGCTGCATCAGGGCAAAATCGCCGAGATGAAAACCGGCGAAGGCAAGACCCTGGTCGCGACCCTGCCCGCGGTGTTGAATTCCCTCAGTGGACGAGGGGTTCACGTCGTCACGGTCAACGACTACCTCGCCCGGCGCGACTCCGAGTGGATGGGCCAGATCTACAACTACCTCGGACTCAACGTCGGCGTCATCGTGCACGGCCTGACCGACCAGCAACGCAAGCTGTCCTACGGAGCAGACATTGCCTACGGACAGAACAACGAGTTCGGCTTCGACTACCTGCGCGACAACATGAAGTTCAACCTCGAAGACTACGTCCAGCGCGAGCACAACTACGCCATCGTTGACGAAGTCGATTCGATCCTGATCGATGAGGCGCGCACTCCGCTTATCATCTCAGGCGCTTCCGAAGAATCGACTGACACCTACTACGTGGTGGATCGGGTCATCCCCCGGCTTAAGAACGAAGAACACTACACGATCGACGAGAAGCTGCGCACCGTGGCTCTGAGCGAGGAGGGGGTGGAAAGAGTTGAGCAGCTGCTGGGGGTGGATAACCTTTACGATCCACGCAACATCCTCCTGCTGCATCACACCAATCAGGCGTTGCGTGCACACACCCTGTTCAAGCGCGATGTCGAATACGTGGTCAAAGACGGCGAGGTGATCATCGTTGACGAGTTCACCGGCCGGCTGATGCCGGGACGACGCTGGAGCGACGGGCTCCATCAGGCGGTCGAGGCCAAAGAAAACGTCAAGATCGAATCGGAAAACCAGACCCTGGCCACCATCACCTTCCAGAACTACTTCCGCATGTACAAAAAGCTCGCCGGGATGACGGGCACCGCGGACACCGAGGCGGCGGAATTCCAGGAAATCTACAACCTGGAGGTCGCCGTTGTCCCGACCAACATGCCGATGATCCGCATCGACAACCACGACCTGGTCTACAAGACCGAAGCGGAAAAGTTCGATGCCGTGATCGAGGATATCAAAGGCTGTCACGAGCGCGGGCAGCCGGTACTGGTCGGCACCGTCTCGATCGAGAAATCCGAACGGGTCGCGGAAAAGCTCAAGAAGACTGGGGTCAAGCATGCGGTGCTCAACGCCAAAAATCACGAGCGCGAGGCCGAAATCGTCGCGCAGGCCGGCCGCGAGGGTGGCGTCACCATCTCGACCAATATGGCGGGACGCGGCACCGACATCGTGCTCGGCGGCAATCCCGAGTTCATGGCGGCGGCTGAGGCGGGTACCAGGGAGGCGGCCGATCCGAAATTCCAGGCGGCGCTGACGAAATACCGCGCCCAGTGCGGCGCCGAACGCGAACGGGTGCTGGCCGCAGGCGGCTTGCACATTCTCGGGACCGAGCGCCACGAATCGCGGCGCATCGACAACCAGCTCCGGGGCCGGTCGGGCCGCCAAGGTGACCCTGGATCATCGCGCTTCTACATGTCGCTAGAAGACGACCTGCTCCGTATCTTCGGCGCCGACCGCTTGAAGGGGTTGATGGGAAAGATCGGGATGGAAGACGGCGTTCCGATCGAGCATCGATGGATTTCGCGCGCGATCGAGAACGCGCAGAAGAAAGTCGAAGCGCACAACTTCGACATCCGCAAGCATCTGCTCGAATACGACGACGTGATGAACAAGCAGCGCGAGGTCATATACGCCCGCCGCCGCGAACTGCTCTCGGGTGCGCCGCTGAAGGACGACGTGTTCGACATGTGCGACCAGCTCACCGAGGAAATCGTCGAAGCGCACGCCGACCCGGAGGTCGATCCCAAGGACTGGCAGTGGAAGGCCATTGACGAAGCCTTTTTCCGGCAGTTCAAGTTCCATCCCGGGATAACGCACGAACGCGGCCCCGAGGGCGGGACCATCGAGTCCGCCGCAGATTTGACCGAAGTGGCCGAGGATGACTTGCGCAAGTTCTACGAGCAGCGGGAAACCGAGTTCACCCCGCCGGTGATGCGGCAGATCGAAAAGATCGTGATGCTGCAGACGCTCGACTCGTTGTGGAAGGACCATCTGCTCGCCATGGATCATTTAAAGGAGGGCATCGGTCTGCGCGGCTACGCGCAACAGAACCCCTTGGTCGAATATCAGAAAGAAGGGTTCACGATGTTTGAGGCACTGATGGCGACGATGCAAAAGGACGTCGTCGAGAAGTGCTTCTCGGTGCAAGTCACTCGCCAGCAGGACGTCCAGCAGATGCAGGAGCAGCCCAACCCGCAGAAGATGGTAATGAGCCACGGCGGCGAGGCCCAGGATGCAGGAGCACAGACCGTCAAGCGCGACGCCGACAAGGTCGGGCGCAACGACCCCTGTCCCTGCGGCTCCGGCAAGAAGTACAAGCGCTGCCACGGCAAATAG
- a CDS encoding DUF309 domain-containing protein, translated as MSEVEEHFRVGIELFNRGEFFEAHEEMEEAMNSLEDDTSDWEFYLGLLRAAVANHKLSQGLLSSARVHLRAALKFLAPYADRHRGLKLREFRSALSAELVRIEELLAGSHAVISPPHIETAP; from the coding sequence ATGAGCGAGGTTGAGGAGCATTTTCGCGTCGGCATCGAATTGTTCAACCGGGGTGAGTTCTTCGAGGCCCACGAGGAAATGGAAGAGGCGATGAATTCTCTGGAGGACGACACCAGCGATTGGGAGTTTTATCTCGGCCTGTTGCGCGCGGCGGTGGCCAATCACAAGCTTTCGCAAGGTCTGCTCTCGAGCGCCCGCGTTCACCTGCGTGCCGCGCTCAAGTTTCTCGCACCCTATGCAGACCGCCACCGAGGGCTCAAGCTCCGTGAATTTCGCAGTGCTCTGAGCGCCGAGCTCGTGCGTATCGAAGAACTGCTGGCCGGCTCGCACGCAGTCATTTCACCGCCGCACATCGAAACCGCTCCCTGA
- a CDS encoding glycosyltransferase family A protein, translating into MSLEVSVIIPTFNRRPMVVEAIQSVLVQREVRFELIVVDDGSTDGTPAAVEETLENATAPVRFIRTERRGVAAARNLGVEAAAAPWIGFLDSDDLWKPGKLSRQLAHLRDHPEHQISQCDELWIRNGRRVNPGLRHLKHAGDIFVESLRTCLISPSAVIMRTDLFRDLGGFDETMTAAEDYDLWLRILLRYEAGLLEETLVTRHAGHGDQLSATVPAIDRFRILALAKLLAAPELIGAKRIAAAEVLAEKSRLYAKGLQRRKRDASLYDEIALRALQNWARDSDPTLAVTLAEIQRHNRQEALPESLQ; encoded by the coding sequence ATGTCTCTGGAAGTTAGCGTCATCATACCGACTTTCAACCGCCGCCCGATGGTCGTCGAAGCGATCCAATCGGTGCTGGTGCAACGGGAGGTACGCTTCGAGCTGATCGTAGTCGACGATGGCTCCACCGACGGTACCCCCGCTGCGGTGGAGGAGACTCTGGAGAATGCCACGGCACCGGTTCGTTTTATCCGGACCGAGCGGCGGGGTGTGGCGGCCGCGCGCAACCTCGGTGTGGAAGCAGCGGCGGCACCCTGGATCGGGTTTCTCGACTCCGACGATCTGTGGAAACCCGGAAAGCTCTCGCGACAGCTCGCCCACCTGCGCGATCATCCCGAGCACCAGATCTCCCAGTGTGACGAATTGTGGATACGCAACGGGCGGCGGGTAAACCCGGGCCTGCGCCACCTCAAGCACGCCGGCGATATCTTCGTCGAGTCGCTGCGCACCTGTCTCATCAGCCCCTCCGCCGTGATCATGCGAACCGATTTGTTTCGCGACTTAGGCGGTTTCGACGAGACCATGACCGCTGCGGAAGATTACGACCTGTGGTTGCGCATTCTGCTACGCTACGAGGCCGGCCTGCTTGAGGAAACGCTGGTCACGCGGCACGCGGGCCATGGCGATCAGCTCTCCGCAACCGTGCCCGCAATCGATCGCTTCCGGATTCTCGCGCTCGCGAAGCTGCTCGCTGCGCCCGAACTGATCGGTGCGAAACGTATTGCCGCCGCCGAAGTTCTGGCCGAGAAATCCCGCCTCTACGCGAAGGGGCTCCAGCGGCGCAAGCGCGACGCCAGCCTGTATGACGAAATCGCGCTGCGCGCCTTGCAGAACTGGGCGCGCGATTCCGATCCCACGCTCGCGGTGACTCTCGCCGAGATCCAAAGACACAATCGGCAAGAAGCCTTGCCCGAGAGCCTCCAGTGA